The following proteins are encoded in a genomic region of Candidatus Manganitrophaceae bacterium:
- a CDS encoding VCBS repeat-containing protein — MKYWLRQMIPFVLLLSACSSDPFPDCCISQGDERDAPFSTTYLFQFKTGSSDIVAPDPAQFLRIITQADILTLKNSASTNQLNQNGLISGVIQGPQGPASEAALQVTDAEGNVIGRIGGEDRNLYYNSLGRVPDFIVDQGTSSEGTFTLFNAPPGETFFQLTRGGRGNGRITSFAGAVSIGQIDVLPVFPARIGVLGSVVEPVTGANIAGAAASFFGRESIEKSNDAGIVLLSADQGLPTNGDFLVRLSAPGYRETVHRFATPMDAVNSRQQAFDPLTDDNMKLYSEGTLQGLAKSAGVPLLATTNVIVGRIDPGQSGVVITPTGTDPSSLGKVFYFDTTGKLDPTLTATTDQSGFILFPNCASNPGGALFLNAAGISIDPDKQTKVFSTGRTVVYCRPGGAFVQTIIMGPLAAGSASFTVPVNGTVTDEGSQTVKDAGIQLIGSALFLNLSGDNGLFTIQPTLSEDPTAIAPLLGNSNYTVKVSKDTYLPTYQPLSTGPAGGKRDLLLLTAAGAARLCPPAGRGMLYGTVHDLGLIDPTKQGRATAGISLAAFKESGEGVGRVVYLDLAGNPIAGTTTSDGGRYVVCDLPVSANTPTLFQLRVTSPEDSGAFLTTVYPDGATLLDPVVNKALPSQISVTGGVQSLAGPEGAAAVGDVRISVLGKGPQLTTDPAGKFALSLESNSKFILRAERDGYLPAYNYQVETHARSGVGVQAPLWTLSQGDLTALAQQAGLSPPLQGGTVAGQVLVPGFETNDPPKSPFATLDAPAQSLRIGFFNDDAQIDLLAVSSTGTVTILHGTGPGTFSPAPPFQLKVGTANLPSVQAAEVGDYNGDGQVDLIILSNKKIFIFLGDRAGGFNAGAEIPLPVPNTAAAFTIADITGDGFLDILVATEGDPSLVRLLNRGDGSFELFRAASGVLDPTGTCGATPNGIAVRQVGLSIVDVIISDPVKGLCDLTFNADGAALAPKYLTLPTPATYKGVKAVFLDSDEIPDLIALHSGGGAFFLGPPPNDPTGTLQPAFDLPAGFDPVDMVATDVNRDKRIDLILAGAGGAYFLSGNGNGTFGGGKRLSTAPSGRLAAGDIDDDGRSDLIFAGTDKSLRLLLGADQPQAGVRMEARNTAGDLVGTPAYLNSAGQMVPGATATTDSGRFIFFNVPEGFTHLSVAEGGSGNALVTSHAGGLSYTHLNVNPIPPTTVLLAGQVINPTAGDLAGISVVGIKINSVGTPAATVSGDNGNYQFRLEANSEHLLKLDP, encoded by the coding sequence ATGAAATACTGGTTACGACAAATGATTCCCTTTGTTCTCCTCCTCTCCGCCTGCTCGTCGGACCCTTTTCCCGACTGCTGCATCAGTCAGGGGGATGAACGGGACGCCCCTTTCAGCACGACCTATCTCTTTCAGTTCAAGACCGGCTCCAGCGACATCGTGGCGCCCGATCCGGCCCAATTTCTCCGGATCATCACACAGGCCGATATCTTGACCTTAAAGAATTCCGCCTCGACCAACCAGCTGAACCAAAACGGACTGATCAGCGGGGTGATTCAGGGCCCGCAGGGTCCTGCGAGTGAAGCGGCGCTTCAAGTGACCGACGCGGAAGGGAATGTCATCGGACGGATCGGCGGAGAGGACCGAAATCTTTATTACAACAGTCTGGGACGGGTCCCCGATTTCATTGTCGACCAAGGGACCTCGTCGGAAGGGACCTTTACCCTCTTCAACGCGCCGCCGGGGGAGACCTTCTTCCAGTTGACCCGTGGGGGGCGCGGCAATGGCCGGATCACCTCCTTTGCGGGAGCGGTTTCCATCGGTCAGATCGACGTTCTTCCGGTCTTTCCCGCCCGAATCGGGGTCCTCGGATCGGTGGTCGAGCCGGTGACCGGGGCCAACATCGCCGGCGCCGCGGCCTCCTTCTTCGGAAGGGAGAGCATCGAAAAATCGAATGACGCCGGGATCGTTCTCCTTTCGGCGGACCAGGGCCTTCCGACCAATGGCGACTTTCTCGTCCGCCTCTCGGCCCCCGGCTATCGCGAGACAGTTCATCGCTTCGCCACCCCGATGGATGCGGTCAATAGCCGGCAGCAGGCCTTCGATCCCCTCACCGACGACAACATGAAGCTCTATTCGGAAGGAACCTTGCAGGGCTTGGCGAAGAGCGCCGGTGTTCCACTCCTTGCGACGACGAACGTGATCGTCGGACGGATCGACCCCGGCCAATCGGGGGTGGTGATCACGCCGACCGGCACCGATCCATCCTCCCTCGGGAAGGTTTTCTACTTCGACACGACCGGAAAGCTCGATCCGACCTTGACGGCGACGACCGATCAATCGGGCTTCATTCTCTTTCCAAATTGTGCGTCAAACCCCGGAGGAGCCCTTTTTCTCAACGCGGCGGGAATCTCCATCGATCCGGACAAACAGACCAAGGTCTTCTCCACCGGCCGGACGGTCGTCTACTGCCGGCCCGGCGGCGCCTTCGTTCAGACGATTATTATGGGCCCGCTCGCCGCAGGATCGGCCTCCTTTACCGTCCCGGTGAATGGGACGGTCACAGACGAGGGATCTCAGACGGTCAAAGACGCAGGAATTCAGCTGATCGGGTCGGCCCTGTTTCTCAATCTCTCCGGGGACAATGGTCTATTCACGATTCAACCGACCCTCTCCGAAGACCCCACCGCGATCGCACCGCTCCTGGGCAACAGCAATTACACGGTGAAAGTGTCCAAAGACACCTATCTTCCGACCTATCAGCCACTCTCCACCGGGCCGGCGGGCGGAAAGCGCGATCTGCTCCTCCTCACGGCCGCCGGCGCCGCACGGCTCTGTCCACCGGCGGGTCGAGGGATGCTCTATGGAACGGTCCACGATCTCGGCCTGATTGATCCAACGAAGCAGGGCCGGGCCACAGCGGGAATCTCCCTCGCCGCCTTCAAAGAGAGCGGAGAAGGGGTGGGGCGGGTGGTCTATCTCGATCTGGCTGGAAACCCGATCGCAGGGACGACGACCTCCGACGGCGGCCGGTATGTCGTCTGCGATCTCCCGGTTTCTGCAAATACGCCCACCCTCTTTCAGCTCAGGGTGACCTCTCCTGAAGATTCGGGCGCTTTTCTGACCACCGTCTATCCCGATGGTGCCACCCTTTTGGATCCTGTCGTCAACAAAGCCTTGCCGAGTCAGATTTCGGTGACCGGCGGCGTCCAGAGCCTGGCCGGGCCGGAAGGGGCGGCAGCGGTCGGCGATGTTCGAATCTCGGTTCTTGGAAAGGGGCCTCAACTCACCACCGATCCCGCCGGAAAGTTTGCCCTCTCACTTGAAAGCAACAGTAAATTTATCCTCCGCGCCGAGCGGGATGGATACCTCCCGGCCTATAACTATCAGGTCGAGACCCACGCAAGGAGCGGCGTCGGGGTCCAAGCCCCCCTCTGGACGCTGTCCCAGGGTGATCTCACAGCGTTGGCCCAACAGGCCGGCCTCTCCCCCCCACTGCAGGGAGGAACCGTCGCCGGACAGGTGCTCGTTCCTGGATTTGAAACGAATGATCCGCCTAAATCGCCTTTTGCCACGCTCGATGCACCGGCGCAGTCCCTTCGAATCGGCTTCTTCAATGACGATGCCCAAATTGACCTTCTTGCCGTTTCATCGACCGGAACGGTCACGATCTTACATGGAACCGGCCCCGGAACGTTCTCCCCCGCTCCTCCTTTTCAATTGAAAGTCGGTACGGCGAATCTCCCTTCGGTTCAGGCAGCCGAAGTGGGAGATTACAATGGGGATGGCCAGGTCGACCTCATCATCCTCAGCAACAAGAAAATCTTTATCTTCCTGGGAGACCGCGCCGGCGGGTTCAATGCCGGGGCGGAGATTCCCCTTCCGGTGCCGAATACAGCCGCGGCATTCACCATCGCCGATATCACGGGGGATGGGTTCCTCGATATCTTGGTCGCAACCGAAGGGGATCCCTCGCTGGTCCGGCTCCTCAATCGGGGGGATGGATCGTTTGAACTCTTTCGGGCCGCATCCGGTGTCTTAGATCCGACGGGAACCTGCGGAGCGACTCCCAATGGCATTGCCGTTCGACAGGTCGGGCTTTCGATCGTCGATGTCATTATCTCCGATCCGGTCAAAGGGCTCTGCGATCTGACATTCAATGCCGACGGCGCGGCACTCGCCCCGAAATACCTTACCCTTCCGACTCCGGCCACTTACAAAGGGGTCAAAGCGGTCTTTCTTGATTCGGATGAGATCCCCGATCTCATTGCGCTTCACAGCGGCGGAGGGGCTTTTTTTCTCGGTCCTCCTCCGAATGATCCAACCGGAACATTACAGCCGGCGTTTGACCTTCCTGCCGGGTTTGATCCGGTCGATATGGTGGCGACCGACGTCAATCGAGATAAACGGATTGATCTGATATTGGCCGGGGCCGGAGGCGCCTATTTTCTCTCCGGTAACGGGAATGGGACCTTCGGAGGAGGAAAGCGGCTCTCCACCGCTCCGAGTGGGCGGCTGGCGGCAGGAGATATCGATGACGATGGAAGGAGCGACCTGATTTTTGCGGGAACCGACAAGTCGCTTCGCCTCCTTCTCGGAGCGGACCAACCGCAGGCAGGGGTTCGGATGGAGGCGAGAAATACGGCGGGGGATCTGGTCGGCACGCCCGCTTATCTCAATTCAGCCGGCCAAATGGTGCCGGGGGCGACGGCGACCACCGACAGCGGCCGGTTTATTTTCTTTAACGTCCCGGAGGGATTCACCCACCTCAGCGTGGCCGAGGGGGGGTCGGGAAATGCGTTGGTCACCAGCCATGCGGGGGGGCTCTCTTACACCCACCTGAATGTAAACCCGATCCCGCCGACCACGGTGCTGCTGGCCGGACAGGTGATTAATCCGACCGCCGGAGATTTAGCAGGGATTTCCGTGGTTGGGATTAAGATCAACTCGGTCGGAACACCCGCGGCGACGGTCTCCGGAGACAATGGAAACTACCAATTCCGTCTGGAGGCAAACAGCGAGCATCTCCTTAAGCTCGACCCGTGA
- a CDS encoding tetratricopeptide repeat protein yields MKKRFEEGVVFFQQGNDKEAETRFLEVLREDPTLVLPQQYLGMLYTRANRWVEAKTAFQAVIKKAPTFPGGYFGLALVLKNQGDIEQAKALFGKTVTLAPTQYNAWFYFGQLSESQGKIDEAVEAYQKVLQHSPAGTPEARDAERRVAELGATPETARQVQALVTEAAARLQEKNLPAAWALYQKAAALLPKSLQLRLFLADLATQVGDPVRALALFKEAVAIDPAAIQPHLALAKFYEKVGSVDDTIQEYETVLLLNHDDTIPEIRSAKEALFSLLDRKEIETHTRKGNLLMKEKKGDAAIVEFQAAAAVDPGLAAVHHNLALFYDEVGRHDLALPEIEEALILDPDSRVLQLLLGKTQRERGAYRLSIAAYVKVLSLQKNRDIFSLEAESGLYQTALAMLKSTLEANPPFVEGVTKKSKGEQREAQALLEEAARLSPESAPIYYYLGEIYEGQGTPDKATATFERAVELQPAFYPAWRKLARLYTQQGSGSKGVDAYERLLRLSDDNLKAMAMSRPELEKERDAARQKLEQAREKTRALFNRAQAALAKGEKEEAIALLQEAHTEEKDNLSILYSLGIAYGIENKWPEASEAFSAILHTDPTHAGALLRLGAVQEARGLLPTAAQTYRRLLNQKEKGELPEYKEAATRLAALNESLKQYREAERHEKRGLAVLSTISDNAAAAEKEKAAAPSGGKLTPAQLQLALWDLKEAIVLRPKEARYHYNLGLLYEHVNFGEGGLNKENAKRVKEDRRLLEEPASAYRAAVEIDHRYLPAYARLGQLYEWQEDNNQAMTYYRLVLSEAPSPPPREVEEIKARVEALEKRFFGNVGYTVGIDSNFPLTEPAQDDYFNTLSANLTYYVVKGTRLQIPLSYQGDTTFYYRAQVYYSNHSLSLGLQHHPTPPFSYGFSGRYQASLAKGSGLALLLTQGTASVNFFSSLPTVTSLEYAYTDTSYPSAAQLDSQEQRGTLLMNHSLPWRDDLSFSYTYTYRLTPRTPSNSYQGHRFQLGYQRWVLPYLQFRGSASILFQNFLNPELTPGQVASLIGQGLLPSGFDANQLRENRLLSYSVGFFYPWSDTTSLFVDYQWQKNRSNIASAASLGQPSVTDVLLGRNPSIGPYEKRVLRMGVTVAF; encoded by the coding sequence TTGAAGAAACGATTTGAGGAAGGGGTCGTTTTTTTTCAGCAAGGAAACGACAAAGAAGCGGAGACGCGCTTCCTGGAAGTGCTCCGTGAAGATCCGACACTGGTCCTCCCCCAGCAGTATCTCGGGATGCTCTATACCCGGGCCAACCGATGGGTAGAGGCGAAAACAGCGTTTCAAGCGGTCATCAAAAAAGCGCCGACCTTTCCGGGAGGCTATTTCGGATTGGCCCTGGTGCTCAAAAACCAAGGGGATATCGAGCAAGCCAAGGCCCTCTTTGGAAAAACGGTGACCCTCGCCCCGACGCAATATAATGCCTGGTTCTATTTCGGCCAACTTTCCGAATCACAGGGGAAAATAGACGAGGCGGTCGAGGCCTATCAGAAGGTCCTGCAACATAGCCCGGCCGGCACACCGGAGGCGCGCGACGCCGAGCGGCGGGTCGCAGAGCTCGGCGCCACCCCCGAAACGGCAAGACAGGTCCAGGCGTTGGTTACGGAAGCGGCTGCGCGGCTCCAGGAGAAAAATCTTCCGGCGGCCTGGGCCCTCTATCAGAAAGCGGCCGCCCTCCTTCCGAAAAGCCTCCAACTCCGCCTCTTCCTCGCTGATCTGGCCACCCAAGTCGGCGATCCGGTCCGTGCGCTTGCCTTATTCAAAGAAGCGGTGGCCATTGACCCTGCTGCCATTCAGCCGCATCTTGCCCTGGCGAAGTTCTACGAAAAGGTCGGAAGCGTCGATGATACTATCCAAGAATATGAAACGGTCCTGCTGCTCAATCATGATGACACCATCCCGGAGATTCGCTCTGCCAAGGAGGCCCTCTTTTCCCTGCTCGATCGGAAAGAGATTGAAACACATACCCGAAAAGGGAATCTTCTAATGAAAGAAAAAAAGGGGGACGCGGCGATCGTCGAATTTCAAGCGGCAGCGGCCGTCGATCCGGGGCTGGCGGCGGTGCATCATAACTTGGCTCTTTTCTATGACGAGGTCGGACGGCACGACCTGGCCCTGCCGGAAATAGAAGAGGCGTTAATCCTCGACCCTGATTCCCGCGTCCTGCAACTCCTCCTCGGTAAGACACAACGGGAACGGGGCGCCTACCGCCTCTCCATCGCCGCTTATGTGAAGGTCCTCTCGCTTCAGAAAAACCGGGACATCTTCTCTCTGGAAGCCGAATCGGGCCTTTATCAGACCGCCCTCGCCATGCTGAAGTCGACGCTGGAAGCCAATCCACCGTTCGTCGAAGGGGTCACCAAGAAATCAAAGGGCGAGCAGCGTGAGGCCCAAGCGCTCCTGGAGGAGGCGGCGCGGCTCTCCCCGGAAAGCGCGCCGATCTACTACTATCTCGGAGAGATCTATGAGGGCCAGGGGACGCCGGACAAAGCGACCGCCACCTTTGAGCGGGCGGTTGAATTGCAGCCGGCGTTTTATCCTGCATGGCGGAAGCTGGCGCGGCTCTATACACAGCAGGGATCCGGCTCCAAAGGGGTCGACGCATATGAACGGCTCCTTCGGCTCTCGGATGACAACCTGAAGGCGATGGCCATGTCGCGACCGGAGCTTGAAAAGGAAAGGGACGCGGCGCGTCAAAAACTGGAACAGGCACGCGAGAAGACCCGCGCCCTCTTTAACCGTGCACAAGCCGCTCTCGCCAAGGGAGAGAAGGAAGAGGCGATTGCGCTTCTCCAAGAGGCCCATACCGAAGAAAAGGACAATCTCTCCATCCTCTACTCTCTCGGAATCGCTTATGGCATTGAGAACAAATGGCCGGAGGCGAGTGAGGCCTTTTCAGCCATTCTTCATACCGACCCGACGCATGCGGGGGCGCTGCTCCGTCTCGGCGCGGTTCAAGAGGCGAGGGGGCTCCTTCCGACCGCCGCTCAGACCTACCGGCGGCTCCTCAATCAGAAGGAAAAGGGCGAGCTGCCGGAATATAAAGAAGCCGCTACACGTCTGGCCGCCCTCAATGAGAGCCTGAAACAATACCGAGAGGCCGAGCGGCATGAGAAGCGGGGGCTGGCCGTCTTATCGACCATTTCCGATAACGCAGCCGCCGCGGAGAAAGAGAAAGCGGCGGCCCCTTCCGGTGGGAAGCTTACCCCCGCGCAGCTTCAATTGGCGCTCTGGGATCTCAAAGAGGCCATCGTCCTTCGACCCAAGGAGGCGCGCTATCATTACAACCTCGGGCTTCTCTATGAGCATGTGAACTTCGGAGAAGGGGGACTGAACAAAGAGAATGCGAAGCGGGTGAAAGAAGATCGCCGGCTCCTTGAAGAGCCGGCATCCGCTTACCGGGCGGCGGTCGAGATCGATCATCGCTATCTCCCCGCCTACGCCCGACTGGGACAGCTCTATGAATGGCAGGAGGACAACAACCAGGCGATGACCTATTATCGATTGGTCCTCTCTGAAGCCCCCTCGCCCCCACCCCGGGAGGTCGAAGAGATCAAAGCGCGGGTCGAAGCGCTCGAGAAGCGCTTTTTCGGAAATGTCGGCTATACCGTCGGGATCGACAGCAACTTTCCACTCACCGAGCCGGCCCAAGATGATTACTTCAACACCCTTTCGGCAAATCTGACTTACTATGTGGTCAAGGGAACCCGCCTTCAGATTCCGCTCTCCTATCAGGGAGACACGACCTTTTACTATCGCGCCCAGGTCTACTACAGCAACCACTCTCTGTCACTGGGACTCCAACATCATCCCACCCCCCCCTTCTCTTATGGGTTTTCCGGCCGATATCAGGCCAGCTTGGCGAAAGGGAGCGGGCTCGCGCTCCTTCTCACTCAGGGGACCGCTTCGGTCAACTTCTTCTCATCGCTTCCCACGGTGACCTCGCTCGAATATGCTTATACCGATACCTCTTATCCCAGCGCCGCCCAGCTCGACTCCCAAGAACAGCGGGGAACGCTCTTGATGAACCACTCTCTCCCTTGGCGAGACGACCTCTCATTCTCTTATACGTATACTTATCGGCTGACACCCAGAACCCCGAGCAACAGCTATCAGGGACATCGCTTTCAGCTTGGATATCAGAGGTGGGTCTTGCCTTATCTCCAATTTAGAGGATCGGCCTCCATTCTCTTCCAAAACTTTCTCAATCCCGAACTCACACCCGGGCAGGTCGCCTCTCTGATCGGCCAAGGGCTGCTCCCCTCCGGCTTCGATGCAAACCAGCTCCGAGAAAACCGTCTCCTCTCTTACAGCGTCGGCTTCTTCTATCCTTGGAGCGACACCACCAGCCTTTTTGTCGACTACCAATGGCAGAAAAACCGATCGAATATTGCATCGGCGGCATCGCTGGGACAGCCGAGTGTCACCGACGTCTTGCTGGGAAGAAACCCCTCGATCGGACCTTATGAAAAAAGAGTATTGAGGATGGGGGTTACCGTTGCGTTTTAA
- the trpE gene encoding anthranilate synthase component I → MVTPSFDLFCQKAKEGNLIPVYREILADTETPVSAFLKIAGGREYAYLLESVEGGEKWGRYSFLGVDPSILIKAEGERVVITREGKPTEIAADGNPLLVLKELLSEFKPVEMEGLPRFFGGAVGYLGYDMVRFFEPVRFDSSDRPNPDFFFLFTDTLLIFDNVRHRIKVVSNAFIQNDDLKSTYQRAIEKIDALIDRLRRPLDWEAVGAAPRRSAEAGTLSPRSNFTREGFKKGVLAAKEFIKAGDIFQVQLSQRFSITLSCDPFAVYRALRGVNPSPYMYFLKFGRLHLVGTSPEVLVRLEGRQAETRPIAGTRRRGTTPQEDLALEKELLADPKERAEHVMLIDLGRNDLGRVCEYGTVQVDELMVIERYSHVMHIVSNVVGRLEEGQDAFTLLQSCFPAGTVTGAPKIRSMEIIHALEPAGRGLYAGAVGYFSFQGNMDTCITIRTIIIDGDQATIQAAAGIVADSDPDKEYEETVNKAKAMLTAIQLAESGLE, encoded by the coding sequence ATGGTGACCCCCTCATTCGATCTCTTCTGCCAGAAAGCCAAAGAAGGCAATCTCATTCCCGTTTATCGAGAGATCCTGGCTGATACCGAAACCCCCGTCTCCGCATTTTTAAAAATTGCGGGCGGACGGGAGTATGCCTACCTTCTGGAGAGTGTCGAGGGGGGGGAGAAGTGGGGAAGATACTCTTTTCTCGGGGTCGACCCGTCGATCTTAATCAAGGCCGAAGGAGAGCGCGTGGTGATTACCCGGGAGGGGAAGCCGACGGAGATTGCCGCCGACGGAAATCCGCTACTTGTCTTGAAGGAACTTCTTTCGGAGTTTAAGCCGGTAGAGATGGAAGGACTTCCCCGATTTTTCGGCGGGGCGGTCGGCTACCTCGGTTATGACATGGTTCGCTTCTTCGAGCCGGTTCGCTTCGACTCCTCGGATCGACCGAACCCCGATTTTTTCTTTCTTTTTACCGATACGCTCCTGATTTTCGATAATGTGCGGCATCGGATCAAGGTGGTCTCGAATGCGTTCATTCAGAATGACGATCTAAAAAGCACCTATCAGCGGGCGATCGAAAAAATCGACGCGCTGATCGATCGCCTTCGGCGCCCCTTGGATTGGGAGGCGGTCGGAGCGGCCCCCCGGAGATCGGCCGAAGCGGGGACGCTCTCTCCGAGATCGAATTTCACCCGCGAGGGATTTAAGAAGGGGGTCCTCGCCGCGAAGGAGTTCATCAAGGCGGGCGATATCTTCCAGGTGCAGCTCTCGCAGCGCTTTTCAATAACGCTCTCCTGCGATCCATTTGCCGTCTACCGCGCCCTCCGGGGGGTGAACCCGTCGCCTTATATGTATTTTCTTAAATTCGGCCGTCTTCATCTCGTCGGGACCTCTCCGGAGGTGTTGGTTCGTCTGGAAGGCCGACAAGCCGAGACCCGTCCAATCGCCGGGACCCGCCGACGGGGGACGACGCCGCAGGAAGATCTGGCGCTCGAAAAGGAGCTTCTGGCCGATCCCAAAGAGCGGGCGGAGCATGTCATGTTGATCGACCTCGGACGGAATGATCTGGGGCGGGTCTGCGAATACGGAACGGTCCAGGTCGATGAGCTGATGGTGATCGAGCGCTACTCGCATGTGATGCATATCGTTTCCAACGTCGTCGGCCGGCTGGAGGAGGGGCAGGATGCGTTCACGCTGCTCCAATCGTGTTTTCCCGCCGGTACGGTAACCGGCGCTCCGAAGATCCGCTCGATGGAGATTATCCATGCACTGGAGCCGGCGGGCCGCGGCCTGTATGCCGGCGCGGTCGGCTACTTCAGCTTCCAAGGGAACATGGATACCTGTATTACAATCCGGACGATCATCATCGACGGCGATCAGGCGACCATACAGGCGGCGGCGGGAATCGTCGCCGACTCCGATCCCGACAAAGAATATGAAGAAACGGTCAACAAGGCCAAAGCAATGCTGACCGCGATTCAATTGGCGGAGAGCGGTTTAGAGTAA
- a CDS encoding aminodeoxychorismate/anthranilate synthase component II, with the protein MLLVIDNYDSFTYNLVQYLGELGAGMEVYRNDKLTLAEIERMAPSKIVISPGPCTPKEAGISVDLIREFGARIPILGVCLGHQAIGEAFGGEVIRAPRLMHGKTSMIEHDGRTIYRALPNPFEATRYHSLIIRRESLPDVLEITSWTKEGEIMGVRHKTFPVEGVQFHPESILTQVGKDLLKNFLGDPRPALEASAIKK; encoded by the coding sequence ATGCTTCTCGTCATCGACAATTATGACTCCTTCACCTATAACCTTGTTCAGTATCTCGGGGAGCTGGGGGCGGGGATGGAGGTGTATCGCAACGACAAGCTCACCCTCGCGGAGATCGAGCGAATGGCGCCTTCGAAGATTGTCATTTCGCCCGGTCCCTGCACGCCGAAGGAGGCTGGTATTTCAGTCGATCTGATCCGGGAATTCGGCGCCCGGATTCCCATTTTGGGGGTCTGTCTCGGACATCAGGCGATCGGCGAGGCCTTCGGCGGCGAGGTGATTCGGGCGCCCCGGTTAATGCATGGGAAAACGTCGATGATCGAGCATGACGGCCGGACGATTTATAGAGCGCTTCCCAATCCATTTGAAGCGACCCGATATCACTCCCTCATCATCCGCCGAGAGAGTCTTCCAGACGTCTTGGAGATCACCTCCTGGACGAAAGAGGGAGAGATCATGGGGGTGCGGCATAAAACGTTTCCGGTGGAGGGGGTCCAGTTCCATCCGGAATCAATTCTGACGCAGGTCGGAAAGGATCTGCTGAAGAATTTTCTGGGCGATCCGAGACCTGCTCTGGAAGCGTCCGCAATAAAGAAGTAA
- the trpD gene encoding anthranilate phosphoribosyltransferase: MIKEAIAKVVERVDLTETEAEEVMREIMEGNATPAQIASYITALRMKGESIAEVTGSARVMREKAIHVHVSDPLVVDTCGTGGDRLHTFNISTTVAFVVAGCGVTVAKHGNRSVSSSCGSADVLKMLDIQIDLPPERVEGCINEIGIGFLFAPRFHGAMKHAVGPRQETGIRTIFNILGPLTNPAGATIQVLGVFSPIYTELLAQVLLNLGSQHCFVVHGSDGLDEITITGKSRISEAKGGRVLTYPLEPKDFQLSGGSLKDLAGGDAEANAEILLSILKGEAGPKREVVLMNAAPALVAVGRAKTLQEGVLLAAESIESGRAMMKLEQLREMTNK; encoded by the coding sequence ATGATCAAAGAGGCGATTGCAAAGGTGGTCGAGCGGGTCGACCTGACCGAGACCGAAGCGGAAGAGGTGATGCGTGAGATCATGGAGGGAAATGCCACCCCGGCGCAGATTGCCTCTTACATCACCGCGCTCCGGATGAAGGGGGAATCGATTGCCGAGGTTACCGGGTCGGCCCGGGTCATGCGCGAAAAGGCGATCCATGTCCATGTGAGCGACCCGCTCGTCGTCGATACCTGCGGGACCGGCGGAGACCGGCTCCATACCTTCAACATCTCGACGACCGTCGCCTTCGTGGTGGCCGGCTGCGGGGTGACCGTCGCCAAACATGGCAACCGCTCGGTGTCGAGCTCCTGCGGAAGCGCCGATGTCTTGAAGATGCTCGACATCCAGATCGATCTGCCGCCGGAGCGGGTCGAGGGGTGCATCAACGAAATCGGGATCGGGTTTCTCTTCGCCCCCCGATTCCATGGCGCGATGAAGCACGCGGTCGGCCCGCGGCAAGAGACCGGCATTCGGACGATCTTTAACATTCTCGGACCGCTCACCAATCCGGCCGGTGCGACGATTCAGGTCTTGGGGGTGTTCTCTCCTATCTATACCGAATTGCTGGCGCAGGTGCTTCTCAATCTCGGGTCGCAGCACTGCTTCGTCGTGCACGGCTCCGATGGATTGGACGAGATCACCATCACCGGCAAGAGCCGAATCTCCGAGGCAAAAGGGGGACGCGTCCTCACCTATCCGCTGGAGCCGAAAGATTTCCAGCTCTCCGGAGGAAGTCTGAAAGATTTGGCGGGCGGCGACGCCGAGGCGAACGCGGAGATTCTTCTCTCGATTCTCAAAGGAGAGGCCGGTCCGAAACGGGAGGTCGTGTTGATGAACGCCGCCCCCGCGCTGGTCGCCGTCGGGAGGGCGAAGACCCTCCAAGAAGGGGTGCTGCTTGCCGCCGAGTCGATCGAGTCGGGACGAGCGATGATGAAGCTCGAGCAGCTGCGGGAGATGACCAACAAATAG